A single Kryptolebias marmoratus isolate JLee-2015 linkage group LG16, ASM164957v2, whole genome shotgun sequence DNA region contains:
- the she gene encoding SH2 domain-containing adapter protein E, protein MAKWFKDFPINLKNGHERVRSASESGPQTRAKPAFSRDSLKGNQRKDGGGGGAGGGGGGGVGGLLAGRNRKNSATELGRGGNGGAGYGGTVWESLTTGKGRKNSRNDAQTGPPDDSRQARSSSLAHAYISRMIKLDKQDKSPKLDGITERKAPENDKGRSDVKTTLIILEDYADPFDAEKTKEQREAERAGVNDGYMEPYDAQVIITEVRRRGSKDLLKVCVLLDRGQKEARGEEGTPPPPNIYDTPYEGGLEGDSEGVWIPVTRPESDVRPAGEYELPWEWRKEDIVRALSAQFEAVDCSPSKENVSTAGRQQQQQQQQQQTLRQRNWSHKTLVSTSASTSPSFPSSPILKLSPLTSSYPTLKLPPLSPSSSPTKLSPPSPTSAIAPLDGETAKMDSSLPLEKQSWYHGSVSRQQAEAQLQRCREASFLVRDSESGTSKYSIALKTSQSCVHIIVAQTKSTKGLGYTLDQSSCVFSSIPDLVYHYCTHRLPFTGAEHMTLQHPVARQH, encoded by the exons ATGGCCAAGTGGTTCAAGGATTTCCCCATCAACCTGAAAAACGGCCACGAGCGGGTCCGCTCGGCTTCCGAGTCCGGCCCGCAAACCCGAGCCAAGCCCGCGTTTTCCCGGGACAGCCTGAAAGGGAACCAGCGCAAGGACGGAGGCGGCGGGGGTGCTGGTGGAGGTGGCGGTGGAGGAGTGGGGGGTCTGCTAGCCGGGAGGAACCGGAAAAATTCGGCTACCGAGCTGGGCCGGGGCGGCAACGGCGGCGCCGGCTACGGCGGCACGGTGTGGGAAAGCCTCACCACCGGGAAGGGTCGCAAGAACTCCCGGAACGACGCGCAGACCGGGCCGCCGGACGACAGCCGCCAGGCCAGGAGCTCGAGTCTGGCGCACGCGTACATCAGCAGGATGATCAAGTTGGACAAGCAGGACAAGAGCCCCAAGCTGGACGGGATAACCGAGCGGAAGGCGCCCGAGAACGACAAGGGGAGGTCGGACGTCAAAACCACG CTGATAATCCTGGAGGACTATGCCGATCCTTTTGATGCCGAGAAAACCAAAGAGCAGAGGGAAGCTGAGCGAGCGGGGGTGAACGACGGCTACATGGAGCCGTACGACGCCCAGGTCATCATCACAG AGGTCCGTAGACGGGGCTCCAAGGACCTCCTGAAAGTGTGCGTGCTGCTGGACCGAGGTCAGAAGGAGGCCAGGGGAGAGGAGGGGACTCCGCCGCCCCCGAACATCTACGACACGCCCTACGAAGGCGGCCTGGAGGGCGACAGCGAGGGCGTGTGGATCCCTGTCACCCGACCGGAGTCTGATGTCCGTCCGGCTGGGGAGTACGAATTGCCCTGGGAGTGGAGAAAGGAGGACATTGTCAGAGCATTGTCAG CTCAGTTCGAGGCGGTGGATTGTTCCCCCAGCAAGGAGAACGTTTCAACGGCCGgccgtcagcagcagcagcagcagcagcagcagcaaacccTGAGGCAGAGGAACTGGAGCCACAAAACCCTCGTCTCCACTTCAGCTTCCACTTCCCCTTCCTTTCCGTCCTCTCCTATTCTTAAGCTCTCCCCTCTCACATCTTCTTACCCCACGCTCAAACTCCCACCCCTCTCGCCCTCCTCCAGCCCCACCAAGCTCTCGCCTCCATCTCCTACCTCCGCCATTGCCCCGCTGGATGGGGAGACAGCCAAAATGGACTCCAGCCTGCCTCTGGAGAAGCAAAG CTGGTACCATGGCAGTGTGAGTCGGCAGCAGGCTGAGGCTCAGCTGCAGCGCTGCAGGGAGGCCAGCTTCTTGGTGAGAGACAGCGAATCAGGAACCAGCAAATACTCCATCGCTCTGAA GACCAGCCAGAGCTGCGTGCACATCATCGTGGCGCAGACGAAGAGCACCAAGGGCCTGGGCTACACGCTGGACCAGAGCAGCTGCGTCTTTTCCAGCATCCCCGACCTGGTCTATCACTACTGCACTCACAGACTGCCGTTCACGGGGGCGGAGCACATGACCCTGCAGCACCCGGTGGCCAGGCAACACTGA